From a single Phalacrocorax aristotelis chromosome 1, bGulAri2.1, whole genome shotgun sequence genomic region:
- the LOC142052012 gene encoding erythroblast NAD(P)(+)--arginine ADP-ribosyltransferase-like, with protein MEVRHQPGLLEARAWPQCAGEELPGVDVDTDTNNAVDGDTDKAERSSPTESGTSSHLDPLKELALDMAPNSFDDQYRGCSHMMEEEVLEINCTNFANNSVYAEAWTQAATERRSRQSCIPRMLVLWPEQAVAWCRGPCWVYAWMQPWDRASCRVSLRRKRSIGFAARHNQTICFGHFTSASLRNESTLPFGRDTFFSVETCYGVPIRDFSFFPEEEEVLIPPFEHFEVTDVAHDGDRALIHLRSQDVLSTYNCELVKGGTRFKSWPCAFNAGWSIPGDHPHLWGLLLAATALAAAGAP; from the exons ATGGAGGTGCGACACCAGCCggggctgctggaggccagAGCATGGCCCCAGTGCGCTGGGGAGGAGCTGCCGGGGGTGGACGTGGACACGGACACGAACAACGCTGTGGATGGGGACACGGACAAGGCCGAGaggagcagccccacagagtcGGGCACGAGCAGCc ACCTCGACCCTCTCAAGGAGCTGGCACTGGACATGGCCCCCAACTCCTTCGACGACCAGTACCGGGGCTGCAGCCACAtgatggaggaggaggtgctggaGATCAACTGCACCAATTTTGCCAACAACAGCGTCTATGCTGAGGCCTGGACCCAGGCTGCCACCGAACGGAGGAGCCGGCAGAGCTGCATCCCCCGGATGCTGGTGCTGTGGCCAGAGCAGGCGGTCGCCTGGTGCAGGGGACCCTGCTGGGTGTACGCCTGGATGCAGCCATGGGACCGGGCGTCCTGCAGGGTGTCACTCAGGAGGAAACGCA GTATCGGCTTCGCCGCCCGGCACAACCAGACCATCTGCTTCGGCCACTTCACCTCCGCCTCCCTCCGGAACGAGAGCACACTCCCCTTTGGCCGGGACACCTTCTTCTCGGTTGAGACCTGCTACGGCGTCCCCATCAGGGACTTCTCCTTCTTccccgaggaggaggaggtccTCATCCCACCCTTCGAGCACTTCGAGGTCACCGACGTCGCCCATGATGGGGACAGAGCCCTCATCCACCTCCGCTCCCAGGACGTGCTCAGCACCTACAACTGCGAGTTGGTGAAAGGCGGG aCGAGATTCAAGAGCTGGCCCTGTGCCTTCAACGCAG gctggagcatccctggggaCCACCCACACCTCTGGGGGCTCCTCCTGGCAGCCACGGCCCTGGCGGCCGCCGGGGCCCCCTGA
- the CHRNA10 gene encoding neuronal acetylcholine receptor subunit alpha-10 codes for MEPGARPLLALCLAGCLLAPGCRGSQGRFAYKLLHDLFANYSSALRPVEDTDWALNVTLQVTLSQIIDMDERNQVLTSYLWVRQAWLDAHLTWDKDAYDGIDSIRVPSSYVWRPDIILYNNADDRFGGSMETNVVLRSDGHIMWDSPAITKSSCKVDVSYFPFDGQRCRLTFGSWTYNGNQIDLRNQLDTGDLTDFVENVEWEVLGMPATRNVVTYGCCSEPYPDVTYTLLLRRRASFYIFNLLLPCIMVSFLAPLGFYLPADSGEKVSLGVTVLLALTVFQLLVAESMPPSESVPLIGKYYIATMTMITASTALTIFIMNVHHCGPGARPVPPWARRLILHHMARLCCVYEVGESCKSPQRAPGRRVGSGDAGVVGESLGEGEAGGEAGGCPRDRCLCHHNGLLRNVGYIAGCFRRHRAAQRWTGEWKKVAKVMDRFFMWVFFLMVFLMSMLVLGKAA; via the exons ATGGAGCCCGGAGCTCGCCCGCTGCTCGCCCTCTGCCTCGCCGGCTGCCTCCTGGCCCCAG GCTGCCGGGGCTCGCAGGGCAGGTTTGCTTACAAGCTGCTCCACGACCTCTTTGCCAACTACTCCAGCGCCCTGCGCCCCGTGGAGGACACGGACTGGGCGCTCAATGTCACCCTCCAGGTCACCCTCTCCCAGATCATCGACATG GACGAGAGGAACCAGGTCCTCACCTCCTACCTGTGGGTCCGCCAGGCCTGGCTGGATGCCCACCTCACCTGGGACAAGGACGCCTACGACGGCATCGACAGCATCCGCGTCCCCAGCAGCTACGTCTGGCGGCCGGACATCATCCTCTACAACAA CGCCGACGACCGCTTCGGCGGCTCGATGGAGACCAACGTGGTGCTGCGCTCCGATGGGCACATCATGTGGGACTCGCCCGCCATCACCAAGAGCTCCTGCAAGGTGGACGTCTCCTACTTCCCCTTCGACGGGCAGCGGTGCCGCCTCACCTTTGGCTCCTGGACCTACAACGGGAACCAGATCGACCTCCGCAACCAGCTGGACACCGGGGACCTGACAGACTTCGTGGAGAACGTGGAGTGGGAGGTGCTGGGCATGCCGGCCACGAGGAATGTCGTAACCTATGGCTGCTGCTCCGAGCCCTACCCTGATGTCACCTACACCTTGCTCTTGCGCCGCCGCGCCTCCTTCTACATCTTCaacctgctcctgccctgcatCATGGTCTCCTTCCTGGCGCCCCTCGGCTTCTACCTGCCAGCCGACTCAGGGGAGAAGGTCTCGCTGGGGGTGACGGTGTTACTCGCCCTCACCGTCTTCCAGCTGCTGGTGGCGGAGAGCATGCCGCCCTCGGAGAGTGTCCCGCTCATCG GGAAGTACTACATTGCCACCATGACCATGATCACGGCCTCCACTGCGCTGACCATCTTCATCATGAATGTCCACCACTGCGGCCCGGGGGCCCGGCCGGTGCCCCCCTGGGCCAGGCGGCTCATCCTCCACCACATGGCCCGGCTCTGCTGCGTCTACGAGGTGGGCGAGAGCTGCAAGAGCCCCCAGCGGGCGCCGGGCAGGCGGGTGGGCAGTGGGGATGCTGGTGTGGTCGGGGAGAGccttggggaaggggaggcggGTGGTGAGGCGGGGGGCTGCCCGCGGGACCGCTGCCTGTGCCACCACAATGGCCTGCTGAGGAACGTTGGCTACATCGCCGGCTGCTTCCGCCGCCACCGAGCTGCCCAGCGCTGGACCGGAGAGTGGAAGAAGGTGGCCAAGGTGATGGACCGCTTCTTTATGTGGGTCTTCTTCCTCATGGTTTTCCTCATGAGCATGCTAGTCCTGGGCAAAGCTGCCTAA